One window of Elaeis guineensis isolate ETL-2024a chromosome 11, EG11, whole genome shotgun sequence genomic DNA carries:
- the LOC105054158 gene encoding ubiquitin-related modifier 1 homolog 2, protein MRLTLEFGGGLELLCNSVKIHHVDVDLKTGEDKLSMRDLLTWIKSNLIKERPEMFVKGDSVRPGILALINDCDWELCGSLDAVVEEKDMVVFISTLHGG, encoded by the exons TGGTGGCCTTGAGCTTCTTTGCAACTCTGTAAAGATCCATCACGTCGATGTCGACCTTAAGACGGGAGAAGATAAG TTATCCATGAGGGACCTACTGacttggattaagtccaatttgaTCAAGGAAAGGCCGGAGATGTTTGTGAAAGGAGATTCTGT GAGACCGGGCATTCTAGCACTTATAAATGACTGTGACTGGGAACTGTGTGGTAGTCTCGATGCGGTGGTGGAAGAGAAGGATATGGTAGTATTTATATCTACCTTGCATGGTGGTTAG